A single genomic interval of Sebastes umbrosus isolate fSebUmb1 chromosome 9, fSebUmb1.pri, whole genome shotgun sequence harbors:
- the mrpl18 gene encoding 39S ribosomal protein L18, mitochondrial: MMKMSLSRLLLGHIQRARLPAATNQTARCLSQAASQPEPSSDENEEVNPTFENRNPRNLEQLALAVKDRGWRTIWPHREFYHRLEFSRSQHHATAHVFSSSSPVPVLSCSTKEWALKKELASTSCVAASQAVGEVLAHRCQQAGITRMVYRAIPWTYRSDAVQSFRRALKEGGITLSEPRRKYIGTG, translated from the exons atgatgaagatgtctCTGAGCAGGTTGTTGTTGGGTCACATTCAACGAGCTCGTCTACCTGCAGCGACAAACCAGACAG CTCGGTGTCTGAGTCAGGCAGCCTCTCAGCCGGAACCGAGCTCAGATGAGAACGAAGAGGTGAACCCGACCTTTGAGAACAGAAACCCCCGGAACCTGGAGCAGCTGGCTCTGGCTGTGAAGGACCGCGGCTGGAGGACGATCTGGCCTCACCGGGAGTTCTACCACAG GTTAGAGTTTTCTCGCTCTCAGCATCACGCGACGGCACACGTGTTCTCCAGCAGCTCTCCCGTCCCGGTGCTCTCCTGCTCCACTAAGGAGTGGGCGCTGAAGAAGGAGCTGGCTTCCACCAGCTGCGTGGCGGCGAGTCAGGCCGTGGGCGAGGTGCTGGCACATCGATGCCAGCAGGCGGGCATCACCAGGATGGTGTACAGGGCGATTCCCTGGACGTACCGCTCTGATGCT GTTCAGTCGTTCAGGAGAGCTCTGAAAGAGGGAGGAATCACCCTCAGTGAACCCAGAAGGAAATACATCGGTACCGGTTAG
- the tcirg1b gene encoding T cell immune regulator 1, ATPase H+ transporting V0 subunit a3b, which produces MGSMFRSEEVCLVQLFLQSGSAYNCVSELGELGLVEFRDLNPNVNAFQRKFVSEVRRCEELEKTFTFLEQEINRSLSQRCPLPPPCPIPSAPQPRELITIEEECERLARELKEVSRNRDSLRAQLTQLCQYQGVLTRTHSLTASQAPPPVLESQGLFDNRQDVRLSFVAGVVHPWKVPSFERLLWRACRGYIIVDFREMEDRLEHPDTGEMVQWTVFLISYWGDQIGQKVKKICDCFRTQTFAYPESTAEREEILQGLQGRIEDIKAVLSQTESFLQQLLMRAVAVLPQWKVRVQKSKAIQMVLNLCSPSVTDKCLIAEAWCPIAKLPELQSALREGGRKSGSGVDSFYNRLPSSAPPPTLFPINSFTAGFQNIVDAYGVASYREVNPAVYTIITFPFLFAVMFGDVGHGLLMTLAALWMVLEEKDPKFRNNNNEIWRMMFGGRYLILLMGLFSIYTGAVYNECFSRGLSTFDSAWHVGPMFENNIWNSSVLAGNQYLSMDPVVSGVFTTPYPFGIDPVWGLSNNKLTFLNSYKMKMSVIIGVIHMTFGVCLSFFNYWHFGQLSSVFFVLIPELFFMVCLFGYLVFMVVFKWLAFTPAQSKKAPSILIHFIDMFLFTDNPENPTLYQGQIVVQKILVVLALCSVPVLLFGKPTYEYIAFKSRRRQTEEDRRPLVADEGSINTCQGETEGAAEEEEFDVADVFMHQAIHTIEYCLGCISNTASYLRLWALSLAHAQLSEVLWVMVMRLALRWKGYVGSVVLFVIFAFFAMLTVAILLVMEGLSAFLHALRLHWVEFQNKFYSGTGYKLSPFSFSALINASAAI; this is translated from the exons ATGGGCTCCATGTTTCGCAGTGAGGAGGTGTGCCTGGTGCAGCTCTTCCTTCAGTCCGGCTCGGCTTACAACTGTGTCAGTGAGCTGGGAGAACTGGGCCTGGTTGAATTCAGAGAC TTGAATCCTAACGTGAACGCCTTTCAGAGGAAGTTTGTCAGTGAGGTCAGGCGATGCGAGGAGCTTGAGAAAACTTTTA CCTtcctggagcaggagatcaaTCGCTCCCTGTCTCAGCGGtgtcccctccctcctccatgcCCGATTCCTTCGGCCCCTCAGCCCCGAGAACTCATCACCATAGAGGAGGAGTGCGAGAGGCTGGCCAGAGAGCTCAAAGAG GTGTCCAGAAACAGAGACAGCCTCCGGGCTCAGCTGACCCAGCTCTGTCAGTACCAGGGAGTCCTGACCAGGACGCACTCTCTCACAGCCTCACAG GCACCACCACCGGTACTGGAAAGCCAAGGCCTGTTTGATAACCGCCAAGATGTCCGCCTCAG TTTCGTGGCAGGAGTGGTCCATCCCTGGAAGGTTCCCTCATTTGAACGGTTGTTATGGCGGGCGTGTCGCGGTTATATCATTGTGGACTTCAGAGAAATGGAGGATCGTCTCGAGCATCCGGACACG GGAGAAATGGTGCAGTGGACGGTGTTCCTCATCTCCTACTGGGGAGATCAGATCGGACAGAAAGTGAAGAAGATCTGTGATTG CTTCCGCACACAGACATTTGCATACCCTGAGAGCACTGCTGAGAGAGAAGAGATTCTCCAGGGACTTCAAGGCAGAATTGAAGATATCAAAGCC GTGTTGTCGCAGACCGAGTCcttcctgcagcagctgctgatgcGGGCGGTGGCGGTGTTGCCCCAGTGGAAGGTGCGGGTGCAGAAGTCTAAGGCGATCCAGATGGTGCTGAATCTCTGCAGCCCCTCCGTCACAGACAAATGCCTGATCGCTGAGGCCTGGTGTCCCATCGCCAAGTTGCCTGAGCTGCAGAGCGCtctgagagagggaggg AGGAAGAGCGGCAGTGGTGTCGACTCTTTCTACAACCGCCTGCCTTCCTCCGCCCCCCCACCGACCCTGTTTCCCATCAACTCTTTCACAGCCGGTTTCCAGAACATTGTCGATGCCTACGGAGTGGCCAGCTACCGGGAAGTCAATCCAG CGGTGTACACCATAATTACATTCCCCTTCCTGTTTGCTGTGATGTTTGGGGATGTGGGTCACGGTTTACTGATGACTCTGGCTGCCCTCTGGATGGTCCTCGAGGAGAAGGACCCCAAAttcaggaacaacaacaacgag ATCTGGAGGATGATGTTCGGAGGAAGGTATCTGATTCTGCTGATGGGACTGTTCTCCATCTACACGGGGGCCGTTTACAACGAGTGCTTCAGCCGAGGCCTCAGTACCTTCGACTCAGCGTGGCACGTCGGCCCGATGTTTGAGAACAACATCTGGAA TTCATCAGTCCTGGCAGGGAACCAGTACCTGTCCATGGATCCTGTCGTGTCGGGTGTTTTCACCACCCCCTATCCGTTTGGCATCGACCCG GTCTGGGGGCTGTCCAACAACAAACTAACTTTCCTGAACTCGTACAAGATGAAGATGTCGGTCATCATCGGTGTTATTCACATGACTTTTGGAGTCTGCTTGTCGTTCTTTAACTACTG GCACTTTGGCCAGCTAAGCAGTGTGTTCTTTGTGCTGATCCCTGAGCTGTTCTTCATGGTGTGTCTGTTTGGCTACCTGGTGTTTATGGTGGTCTTCAAGTGGCTCGCCTTCACTCCCGCACAGTCAAAAAAGGCTCCCAGTATACTCATCCACTTCATAGATATGTTCCTCTTCACAGACAACCCTGAGAACCCAACGCTCTACCAAGGACAG ATTGTGGTGCAGAAGATCCTGGTGGTGCTGGCTCTGTGTTCTGTCCCGGTCCTCCTGTTTGGGAAGCCCACGTACGAATACATCGCATTCAAGAGTAGACGACGTCAAACA GAAGAAGACCGACGACCGCTAGTGGCCGACGAAGGCTCCATCAACACTTGTCAGGGGGAGACGGAGGGAGCTGCTGAAGAGGAG GAGTTTGATGTCGCAGACGTATTCATGCATCAGGCCATCCACACTATAGAGTACTGCCTGGGATGCATCTCCAACACCGCCTCTTACCTCCGGCTCTGGGCTCTCAGTCTGGCACACGCAC AGCTCTCTGAGGTGTTGTGGGTGATGGTGATGCGTCTCGCCCTGAGGTGGAAGGGCTATGTGGGATCTGTAGTCCTCTTTGTGATTTTTGCCTTCTTTGCTATGTTGACGGTCGCCATCCTGCTGGTTATGGAGGGACTCTCAGCTTTCCTGCACGCGCTCCGTCTGCACTG GGTGGAGTTTCAGAACAAGTTCTACAGTGGTACAGGCTACAAGCTGAGCCCTTTCTCCTTCTCAGCTCTGATCAATGCATCAGCTGCTATATGA